A window of Gossypium hirsutum isolate 1008001.06 chromosome D13, Gossypium_hirsutum_v2.1, whole genome shotgun sequence genomic DNA:
TACACTAATTTCTCAGTTTCTATAACATAGGTGAATTTCATAATTAGACCCAGTTTGATACAGTGAATGTTATGAATATGCTTGAGCAGCTTGCATTTGATATTCTGTATAATGTGTAATTGATTGACACGGTGTATCAGAGAACATAGCTAATGATCAATGGATGTCACTGCATGTTTACATGTTTTAAGAATAAAAGTTAATTATTTGAGTGCTTTTGGTAGAAAGGAAGCTCCTCAAGTTTTAAAGGGTGCATTTGTGAAGGTTGATAGTCTGATAGGAAGGATGTCATTTTGTTAATCAATCTCGAATCAATATTTCGTTATCGAAAATAGTCTGAGGGCTGGACCCTCAACAAGTTTAGTATTTTCTTTGAATCGGATCTCGTCTCTCAGCTCGACCGAAAGCCTGGTAGGTTTACAAAGCGGGAGCGCCTTGTATTGCAAGAACAGGAAGAGGTCATTGCATGAGCGAGAAGAAGCCATGGTTGCCAAAGAGCAAGTGCATGGCGCCATGGTTGCTGAAAAGCAAGCTCATGGCAAGGCTCGAGCCCAAGACCTCCAGCATATAGAGTAGGGGTGATCATTCAATTGAATCGAgtgaaaatttcaagttaatcgagttgatgtGTTCTATTTTATGATCGTAACtcgattaaaatgaaatttaagtcgagttgaatcgagtgaaattaaaaaattaaatatatcaaattaaaatcttgttacaatataattaattCTATGTTAGagaacataaatttgaaaccatatatatttgaaaaaaatttcaaagcaaaataagaaaaaaaagtactTTAGTGTGATAGAGttaaatcattaatttaacttatttaggtctcgaagttatttttttagaaaaattttaactttatatattctttagaattttggaatttttataaatattttgaattttaaaattatattgattttttttttgtaattattgttGAGAaatcaatttactcattttcaaaattgacagggacAAAGGGGTTATTTACACCAATTTGTTATTCGAATTGTTCAAATTGTAAGATTCAACTGGAACTTGAAACtcgaattttttatttgagttgactcaaaaaaatcgaataacttgattcaattaacttgaaattcaaattcttttagattttattgaattgaatcgAGTTTTATTCACCTTTAATATAGAGGGACTTGAGGGAGCCATGGTACCATTTGAGCTAGCTTTTAAACAATCATAGTGTCATGTGCTCGCTCTTTGGCGATCACGACTTCTGTCTGTTTAGCCCTTCCGTGGTGCTCACGCTTTGTAAATTTGCCAGGGCTCTCAAGGGAGGCAAAATCCTGATAGGAGATAATATCGGACTTTTTTAGAGTCTGACCCTCTATGAAAAAATATGAGGTTTTTGTTTGATTCAGGATAACTGGAAGTATACTataaggaaagaagaaaaaggaagggtTCATATGCAATGTTCAATTTGGGATAATGCAAATTTTATATGtttcaaatatattaatgtaGTAGGCTCAGGTAACATATTGGAGCTGCTGACATGTTCCATTCATTGTGTCGGTTATCTTTGTGGATTCTCTTCTAATGACCCAGGGATATAGATCCAAAGCTATGGGACATATTTGACTTAATTTTctctatattttcttttctctgaAAAGTTTCATGGAAGAACATAATATCAGCAATGGTTAAAGGCATAAAGCAGTTTGTTTGTTTACTACGCAGGAGTGTGACTTGAACCTTGACGGACAAATCAACCATGATGAATTTGTGAAATTCATTCAGAAGCTTACAACCGACACATTGGTTGTCGTTAGTCAGGGACTGCTTGTCACTTTGGTTGTCGCTCCTACTGTAGCTATGGCGACAAAGAAGGCGACTGAGGGCGTTCCCGGTGTTGGAAAAGTGGTTCAAAAGTTGCCCAATGCAATTTATGCATCTCTTGTCACCCTCGCAATGGTTTGGTTTCAAACATCGCGCGAAGGGATTGAGTAGAGAATTCTTCCTTCTTTTGTCTACAGTAAATGAGATAAAGATTATTGCTCGGTTTGTATAGAACAATATCCTGCAAGTTGGCTTAATAATCAGTAGGAGGAAATCTCTGAAACTCCATTAGAAGGATTTTATAACTTGTGATAATGCATATGATATTTGTTTCCCAATTTCTTACAAACTTAACCCTAGTTCATTCTTGTTTACATTTCTGGAAACCCAAACAAATAATTTGTTGGAAGCTCAAAAATCAAGTAAGTTtttgagaagaagaaagaaagagcaGAGAAAGAGGGGAAAACGAAATAGGAGAAGAAGTCTGTTTTTCATTCAGCAAATATTTCAGAACCGACTCCTCACATATTCAtgcttaaaaagaaagaaaataacaagaaacTGACGTGGCTAATTCGGTTATACAAAACTCATCGTTTCACTAAAATGTTACGCCCCGTTTTACCAATTAATCCCTTAGGCCAAAACTCATCGTTTTATTAACTTTTCTAGCTCATATCATAATCTCACAGAGAAAGGTTGAAAGGGAAATTCCCTTTGTGATttgtttttgagaaaatttatTCAAGTCTCAGTCCAGCAGTTTGCATCTTGCATTAAACAAATGATAACACAAAATCGTTTCAACCCAAAATTTTTTGTTGGTGACAAATAATAGGCTTCAGTCCTGCACA
This region includes:
- the LOC107920702 gene encoding uncharacterized protein, with the translated sequence MGQILEKIHGKEWRKRQIRKISDKVFERVKNQSGRATLTFEDLYIAVLLVYNDINKRLPGPHFDPPSKDQIRSMMQECDLNLDGQINHDEFVKFIQKLTTDTLVVVSQGLLVTLVVAPTVAMATKKATEGVPGVGKVVQKLPNAIYASLVTLAMVWFQTSREGIE